One part of the Syntrophus gentianae genome encodes these proteins:
- a CDS encoding acyl carrier protein gives MTRAEIEQHILAVFRRNFEIENPRLDDNLREEHNFDSIDAIELLLEIEKMLGSELTQEEKKRAMDIRTISQICDYIEWLISVREAVPEP, from the coding sequence ATGACAAGGGCAGAGATCGAACAGCATATCCTTGCGGTATTCCGCCGCAATTTTGAAATTGAAAATCCTCGGCTGGATGACAATCTTCGGGAAGAGCACAATTTTGACAGCATCGATGCCATTGAACTGCTCCTTGAAATCGAAAAGATGCTGGGTTCCGAACTGACCCAGGAAGAGAAGAAGCGGGCCATGGATATCCGGACGATTTCCCAGATCTGTGATTACATCGAGTGGCTGATCTCCGTCCGGGAAGCTGTTCCCGAGCCATGA
- a CDS encoding phytoene desaturase family protein yields the protein MGGRRDQPGKALVIGSGIGGLSTAILLAKLNYQVTVIEGNAHPGGLMRGYCRQGVECPVGIHYVGALGEGEPLRRMLNCLGVGSRIPAERLGRGGAIDRYLFDDAFSFFLPEGMDAFEEQLRLSFPKEQGPISAVMAGLREIAARMYRLDVICSAEGILFDLQYLEALEERLVRLGCSPRLRAVLGVATTLMDVSPVECPVFYHHVALVSLLFSSWRLACDSSHLVDAFVNRLRELGGTILSGDPVKGIRMREKRVSGVLLQSGRELNAPLIVAAIHPRIVLNLLGEQDIRPAFRERILQLQDTAGVFAVHLGVDAGRHPPWPYNVYRLHNDDAGGIGEGAFYQLRRGSGETNLLTLMTHSFPGEWRDWEGTTSGQRGSDYEEAKERKAEIMLEEASRLCGPFSGLKKLDVYTPLTLRDWGHTPYGSAYGVRRSTRQLLPLISLQRPAAAGLYLAGQNAWAPGIIGTVMGSYQVVKSIVGFRRFQEELIRGSELEGP from the coding sequence ATGGGCGGAAGAAGGGATCAGCCGGGAAAGGCCCTGGTGATCGGTTCCGGCATCGGGGGCCTCAGTACGGCGATCCTCCTGGCGAAACTGAACTATCAGGTTACGGTTATTGAAGGAAATGCCCATCCCGGCGGATTGATGCGGGGTTACTGCCGTCAGGGGGTGGAATGCCCGGTAGGCATACACTACGTGGGGGCCCTGGGCGAGGGGGAGCCGCTCCGCCGGATGTTGAACTGCCTTGGAGTCGGCTCGCGGATCCCGGCCGAACGGCTGGGCCGGGGTGGGGCGATCGACCGGTACCTCTTCGATGACGCTTTTTCCTTTTTTCTCCCGGAAGGGATGGATGCCTTTGAAGAGCAGCTCCGGCTTTCCTTCCCGAAGGAACAAGGGCCAATTTCAGCTGTCATGGCAGGTCTCCGGGAAATAGCGGCCCGGATGTACCGTCTCGATGTGATCTGTTCTGCCGAAGGGATCCTCTTTGATCTGCAGTACCTTGAGGCGTTGGAGGAACGGCTGGTTCGGCTGGGATGTTCTCCGCGCCTGCGCGCAGTCCTGGGAGTAGCGACCACCTTGATGGACGTATCTCCCGTTGAGTGCCCTGTTTTCTATCACCATGTGGCCCTGGTTTCGCTGCTCTTTTCATCCTGGAGACTGGCCTGCGACAGCTCCCACCTGGTGGACGCCTTTGTGAACAGGTTACGGGAGCTGGGCGGGACGATACTTTCCGGCGATCCCGTGAAGGGCATCCGGATGCGGGAAAAGCGTGTTTCCGGGGTCCTTCTGCAATCCGGACGGGAACTGAATGCGCCACTGATCGTCGCGGCCATCCATCCCCGGATCGTCTTGAATCTCCTTGGGGAACAGGACATCCGGCCTGCTTTCCGCGAGCGGATTTTACAGCTTCAGGACACAGCAGGGGTCTTTGCTGTTCATCTGGGAGTGGATGCAGGACGGCATCCCCCGTGGCCCTATAATGTTTACCGTCTGCATAACGATGATGCCGGCGGTATCGGAGAAGGGGCTTTTTATCAGCTCCGCCGGGGTTCCGGGGAAACCAATCTCCTGACCCTGATGACGCACAGCTTCCCGGGAGAATGGCGGGACTGGGAAGGGACAACGTCAGGGCAGCGCGGCAGCGATTACGAAGAGGCCAAGGAACGTAAGGCCGAGATCATGCTGGAAGAGGCTTCCCGCCTCTGCGGGCCCTTTTCCGGCCTGAAAAAGCTCGATGTCTACACCCCCTTGACGCTCCGGGACTGGGGACATACGCCGTATGGATCTGCCTATGGGGTTCGCCGTTCAACCCGGCAGCTTCTGCCGCTGATTTCCCTGCAGCGCCCTGCTGCCGCTGGGCTTTATCTGGCCGGTCAGAATGCCTGGGCGCCGGGAATTATCGGAACCGTCATGGGCTCGTATCAGGTGGTGAAGTCGATTGTCGGCTTTCGCCGGTTTCAGGAAGAATTGATTCGGGGCAGTGAACTGGAAGGACCATAA
- a CDS encoding outer membrane lipoprotein carrier protein LolA, translated as MISLGKANVRRILFVAVLLSCGMLVGWAESWEQIRQASSGISTVQAGFVQRKHLKILSRPLISEGRFYFRSPDALRWEYLSPVRSVLLLSQGNVKRYIQQNNQLVEDRHGSAQVMKFILPEIAAWSRGRFDSSPTFAAVLKPGSKTRILMTPKDKSLSAMIQAVEITLSEKPGRIELVRIIESDEAYTEIEFKNIRTNSRIDDVLFRAG; from the coding sequence ATGATCTCTCTCGGGAAAGCGAACGTTCGCAGGATTCTTTTTGTCGCAGTGCTGCTGAGTTGCGGAATGCTGGTTGGTTGGGCGGAAAGCTGGGAGCAGATTCGACAGGCTTCGTCGGGAATTTCCACGGTCCAGGCCGGATTCGTCCAGCGCAAGCACCTGAAGATCCTTTCGCGGCCGCTGATTTCCGAAGGCCGGTTCTATTTCCGGTCGCCCGATGCCCTGCGGTGGGAGTATCTTTCTCCCGTCCGGAGTGTACTCCTCCTTTCCCAGGGGAACGTCAAACGCTATATCCAGCAGAACAACCAGCTGGTTGAGGATCGCCACGGCAGCGCGCAGGTCATGAAGTTCATTTTGCCGGAAATCGCGGCCTGGAGCCGGGGGCGTTTCGATTCCAGTCCGACCTTTGCCGCCGTCTTGAAGCCCGGCAGCAAAACCCGGATTCTCATGACGCCGAAGGATAAGAGCTTGAGCGCGATGATCCAGGCTGTAGAAATCACCCTGTCTGAAAAACCGGGGAGGATAGAACTGGTCCGGATTATTGAGAGTGATGAGGCTTACACGGAAATCGAGTTTAAAAATATCCGGACCAATTCCCGGATCGATGATGTCCTGTTCCGTGCCGGTTGA
- the fabG gene encoding 3-oxoacyl-ACP reductase FabG, which translates to MEKNKQETALVTGASRGIGRAVALELARSGYHVVVNYRSSEAEAQKTVSLIEAEGGSAEKLRFDVADAAESRRCVEDLIARRPSLDVLVNNAGITADNLFLMMSEEDWSAVLSTTLNGFYNVTQPVIKAMMRAHRGSVVSMSSLSALVGNRGQVNYSAAKAGLIAASRSLASEVARLGIRVNVIAPGLIRTEMTSNLPQEQIRERIPMRRVGEPEEVAKVVRFLCSPDASYITGQVISVNGGMF; encoded by the coding sequence ATGGAAAAGAATAAGCAGGAGACGGCCCTGGTGACGGGGGCCAGCCGCGGAATCGGCCGGGCTGTGGCCCTTGAGCTGGCACGCAGCGGATATCATGTGGTGGTCAATTACCGGTCTTCGGAGGCTGAGGCCCAGAAAACAGTTTCTCTAATCGAGGCCGAGGGTGGATCAGCGGAGAAGCTGCGCTTCGATGTAGCCGATGCCGCCGAAAGCCGCCGCTGTGTGGAGGACCTGATTGCCCGCCGGCCTTCCCTGGATGTGCTCGTGAACAATGCCGGAATTACGGCCGACAATCTCTTCCTGATGATGTCGGAAGAGGATTGGAGTGCGGTGCTTTCGACGACCCTGAATGGCTTTTACAACGTCACACAGCCCGTGATCAAGGCGATGATGAGGGCCCACCGGGGCTCGGTGGTTTCCATGTCTTCCCTGTCGGCCCTGGTGGGGAATCGCGGGCAGGTCAATTACTCAGCCGCCAAGGCGGGGCTGATCGCGGCGAGCCGCTCCCTGGCTTCCGAAGTGGCGCGGCTGGGAATCCGGGTCAATGTGATTGCCCCCGGGCTGATCCGGACGGAGATGACTTCAAATCTTCCCCAGGAGCAGATCCGCGAGAGAATTCCCATGAGACGGGTCGGTGAGCCGGAGGAAGTGGCGAAGGTGGTCCGATTCCTCTGTTCGCCCGATGCCTCCTACATCACCGGGCAGGTGATCTCTGTAAACGGCGGGATGTTCTGA
- a CDS encoding class I adenylate-forming enzyme family protein, producing MTTTNSFYDRIFPHRADPSAPYVNSRYSVGDIQGLAFSLRERLQPFAEKKSTVCLWTEDRGLIMAALLAALSGGPVFALPHAFSPQVMQDLQEVCQVSAILTDRDEISLPGLERITPPDYRPAAAPPTPLLDPQSTCMKLFTGGSTGAPRIWDKTPAGLLGESAFLVRQFGICPEDVLLAAAPPQHIYGLLFSVILPFLAGARVLPETFSFPREIIAGISRFSATILIGVPFIYRALRLDALERQSLRRAFSSAGKVNPEDALFFKGKTGLPITEIYGSTETGGIAFQDSPDDQGRLRSFSEVTWKIAGERLCVRSPFLSGNLPRDEEGFFITGDRAVSMGPERFKLLGRADEVVKIAGKRVDLAEVQEKIRQIKEVEEALVLALPEVSGRRQEIVALVVGSLDRQTIRQHLADCLESYALPRHILLVESIPVTPAGKIDRRQIDELLQSRKNEET from the coding sequence ATGACCACCACGAACTCATTCTATGATCGGATTTTTCCACACCGCGCCGATCCGTCAGCTCCATACGTGAATTCCCGTTATTCCGTCGGTGATATCCAAGGGCTTGCCTTTTCCCTGCGGGAACGATTGCAGCCCTTTGCAGAAAAAAAATCGACCGTCTGCCTCTGGACGGAAGACCGGGGGCTGATCATGGCGGCCCTCCTTGCCGCTCTTTCCGGAGGTCCCGTTTTTGCCCTGCCTCATGCCTTTTCGCCTCAAGTTATGCAAGACCTGCAGGAGGTCTGCCAGGTCTCCGCTATTCTGACGGATCGTGACGAGATAAGTTTACCCGGCCTGGAACGGATAACACCGCCGGACTACCGGCCCGCCGCCGCCCCTCCCACTCCCCTTCTCGATCCTCAGAGTACGTGCATGAAACTCTTCACCGGCGGTTCGACGGGTGCACCGCGGATCTGGGATAAAACACCGGCAGGACTGCTGGGCGAGAGCGCTTTTCTGGTTCGGCAGTTCGGGATTTGCCCGGAGGATGTCCTCCTTGCCGCAGCTCCTCCTCAGCACATCTACGGACTTTTGTTTTCCGTGATCCTTCCCTTTTTGGCCGGGGCGCGCGTCCTGCCGGAAACCTTTTCTTTTCCCAGAGAGATTATCGCCGGAATATCCCGTTTTTCCGCAACGATTCTGATCGGAGTGCCCTTTATTTACCGTGCCCTGCGCCTCGATGCCCTGGAGCGCCAGTCGCTGCGGCGGGCCTTTTCGTCAGCGGGAAAGGTGAATCCTGAAGATGCTCTGTTTTTCAAGGGAAAAACCGGCCTTCCCATTACGGAAATCTACGGCTCCACGGAAACGGGAGGCATTGCCTTCCAGGACTCACCGGATGATCAGGGGCGATTGCGATCCTTTTCCGAAGTGACCTGGAAAATTGCCGGGGAACGGCTTTGCGTCCGTTCTCCCTTTTTATCGGGAAATCTCCCTCGAGATGAAGAGGGATTCTTTATCACGGGAGATCGAGCCGTCTCGATGGGTCCGGAGAGATTCAAACTGCTTGGCCGCGCCGACGAGGTGGTGAAGATCGCGGGAAAACGGGTCGATCTGGCGGAGGTTCAGGAGAAAATTCGGCAAATCAAGGAGGTGGAAGAAGCCTTGGTCCTTGCTCTGCCGGAAGTTTCCGGACGCCGTCAGGAGATTGTGGCCCTTGTCGTCGGCTCCCTGGACCGGCAAACGATCCGGCAACACCTGGCCGACTGTCTCGAATCCTATGCCCTGCCCCGGCATATTCTGCTGGTCGAAAGTATCCCGGTCACCCCGGCAGGCAAGATCGATCGCCGACAGATCGA